A single genomic interval of Aedes aegypti strain LVP_AGWG chromosome 1, AaegL5.0 Primary Assembly, whole genome shotgun sequence harbors:
- the LOC5574332 gene encoding peroxidase, with product MGLPVIRLTALISTLVVVHSQFLAFEQHGQECALYVSGPGKSSAFDYNLNLFRGTPSPLHAEQTSCITYDAINQAYLDARKRIRVSQPKGDWKTEDIATVGELLLDISIQLARTYGLSYEEIEKGLPSIDTSKTLIREVCPAFLAGVECRPGKYRRVDGLCNNLKHPTWGAAMTPFQRLIGPLYADGINAPRISVTGHELPLSRVVSRTIHPDEGYHDHAGTVFVIAWGQFMDHDFTLTGTPLDPINRNDPEECCKRPPHLKHPYCNEIRIPDDDYFYRLFNVKCIDFVRGFPSPRAGCRLGSRQQFNTLTSVIDGNTIYGVNEKFTRKLRTGYNGLLRMNPVFAEYGLKDLLPLKLDIPDEGCTRPNKSMFCFEAGEIRVNEQLVLTCMHTLLAREHNRIATELGRINPHWDDETLFQESRRINIGIIQHITYNEFLPILLGKEVMEKFGLLPLKEGYWDGYDENINPAIIDAFSAAAFRFGHSLLPTAIERWSKAHKFIASKRLSDLIRRPYDLYRAGVYDEYLMGLMNQVAQAMDDSITQEVTNHLFKKEGARFGMDLVSFNMQRGREFGVPGYMEFRKFCGLPTADTFQELFGSMPNETVRRYESIFEHPSDVDLWSGGVSERSLPGSMLGPTFACIIATQFSYVRRGDRFWYELPNQPSSFTPEQLQEIRKAKLARLICDNTDLIDTVQIYPMVLPDHEINPRVPCKSGILPSIDLTKWADYGHESHSPHQYQFLNELPENVGFKK from the exons GTTAACAGCGCTCATATCCACGTTGGTCGTGGTCCATTCACAATTTCTGGCCTTCGAGCAGCATGGACAGGAGTGCGCACTCTACGTCAGCGGCCCCGGCAAATCGTCCGCCTTCGACTACAACCTGAATCTGTTCCGAGGCACGCC ATCGCCGTTGCACGCGGAGCAAACGTCTTGCATCACATACGATGCCATCAATCAAGCCTACTTGGATGCTCGCAAGCGCATCCGCGTTTCGCAACCCAAGGGAGACTGGAAAACCGAAGATATCGCCACCGTCGGCGAGCTGCTGCTGGACATCTCCATCCAACTCGCCAGAAC ATATGGCCTCTCCTACGAGGAGATTGAGAAGGGTCTCCCGTCGATCGACACCTCCAAGACTCTGATCCGCGAGGTTTGCCCGGCTTTCCTGGCTGGAGTCGAGTGCCGTCCCGGCAAGTACCGTCGCGTCGATGGTCTGTGTAACAACCTGAAACACCCCACGTGGGGAGCTGCCATGACTCCTTTCCAGCGTCTGATCGGCCCACTGTACGCCGACGGAATCAACGCTCCCAGGATCTCCGTAACTGGACATGAACTGCCGTTGTCCCGTGTCGTATCGCGCACCATCCATCCTGATGAGGGCTACCATGATCACGCCGGAACCGTATTCGTCATCGCATGGGGACAGTTCATGGATCACGATTTCACCCTGACCGGAACCCCACTGGACCCCATCAACCGTAACGATCCAGAAGAATGCTGCAAGCGTCCACCTCACCTCAAGCATCCGTACTGTAACGAAATCCGCATCCCAGATGATGACTACTTCTACCGCCTGTTCAACGTCAAGTGTATCGACTTCGTTCGAGGCTTCCCGTCTCCTCGCGCCGGATGCCGCCTGGGATCGCGTCAACAGTTCAACACTCTCACCTCAGTCATCGACGGAAACACCATCTACGGAGTCAACGAGAAATTCACCCGCAAATTGCGTACCGGCTACAACGGCCTCCTCCGCATGAACCCCGTCTTCGCCGAGTACGGCCTCAAGGACCTCCTCCCACTGAAGTTGGACATTCCAGATGAGGGCTGCACTCGTCCCAACAAGAGCATGTTCTGCTTTGAAGCCGGCGAGATCCGAGTCAACGAACAGCTGGTCCTGACCTGCATGCACACCCTTCTGGCTCGTGAACACAATCGTATCGCTACGGAGCTGGGACGCATCAACCCGCACTGGGACGACGAAACTCTCTTCCAGGAATCTCGTCGCATCAACATCGGTATCATCCAGCACATCACCTACAACGAGTTCTTGCCCATTCTGCTCGGCAAAGAAGTGATGGAGAAGTTCGGTCTGCTACCACTGAAGGAAGGATACTGGGATGGATACGATGAGAACATCAACCCGGCCATCATCGACGCTTTCTCCGCCGCTGCCTTCCGATTTGGCCACTCGCTGCTGCCGACGGCCATCGAACGTTGGTCCAAGGCTCACAAGTTCATCGCCTCCAAGCGATTGTCCGATCTGATTCGTCGCCCGTACGATCTGTACCGTGCCGGAGTCTACGACGAGTACCTGATGGGTCTGATGAACCAGGTTGCCCAGGCTATGGACGACTCGATCACCCAGGAGGTCACCAACCATCTGTTCAAGAAGGAGGGCGCCCGTTTCGGTATGGATCTGGTATCGTTCAACATGCAGCGCGGTCGCGAATTCGGCGTCCCCGGATACATGGAGTTCAGAAAGTTCTGCGGACTGCCCACGGCCGATACCTTCCAAGAACTGTTCGGATCGATGCCAAATGAGACCGTTCGGCGGTACGAGAGCATCTTCGA ACACCCATCGGACGTGGATCTGTGGTCGGGCGGTGTGTCCGAACGATCTCTGCCAGGATCGATGTTGGGACCGACCTTTGCCTGTATCATTGCGACCCAGTTCAGCTACGTCCGCCGTGGCGATCGGTTCTGGTACGAACTGCCGAACCAACCGTCGTCCTTCACGCCCGAACAGCTGCAGGAGATCCGCAAGGCCAAGCTGGCGCGGCTCATCTGCGACAACACCGATCTGATCGATACGGTGCAAATCTACCCGATGGTGTTGCCCGATCATGAAAT CAATCCAAGAGTGCCATGCAAGAGTGGAATCCTTCCATCGATCGACTTGACCAAGTGGGCCGATTACGGTCACGAATCTCACTCACCTCATCAATAT CAATTCCTAAACGAATTACCTGAGAACGTCGGCTTCAAGAAATAA